A section of the Rummeliibacillus pycnus genome encodes:
- a CDS encoding GntR family transcriptional regulator — MVNKSSHVPVYIQIVELLKEKIVHGEYTIGSTIPSERELAETFHVSRMTVRQSITQLVNSGLLYREKGRGTFVAIPKFEQPLNGLTSFTEDMLARGMEPSSHIIAFKKQVPTFDIREDLNLKDGDEVFSIARIRNADQKPMAIERMYIPVKLFPNLIEKQLQGSLYNLVENQYGLEIGNAIQQLEASIVTKEDAKYLNLDTSAVVLLIKRMSFLSNGQPFEVVRSAYRADRYKFITEIRR, encoded by the coding sequence TTGGTTAACAAAAGTTCACATGTGCCAGTTTATATACAGATAGTGGAATTATTGAAAGAGAAAATTGTACATGGTGAATACACTATAGGTTCAACCATTCCTTCTGAAAGAGAGCTTGCTGAAACATTTCATGTAAGCCGAATGACGGTAAGACAATCCATTACTCAACTTGTTAATAGCGGATTGTTATATAGGGAGAAGGGGAGGGGAACGTTTGTAGCGATACCTAAATTCGAGCAGCCATTAAATGGACTGACAAGTTTTACAGAAGATATGCTTGCTAGAGGAATGGAGCCAAGTAGCCATATTATTGCGTTTAAGAAACAAGTTCCTACTTTCGATATTCGAGAGGATCTCAATCTTAAAGACGGCGATGAAGTTTTTTCTATTGCTCGAATAAGAAATGCTGATCAGAAACCAATGGCTATTGAACGAATGTATATCCCTGTTAAACTTTTTCCAAACTTAATAGAAAAACAACTCCAAGGCTCATTATATAATCTTGTGGAAAATCAGTATGGTTTAGAAATTGGTAATGCTATCCAGCAACTAGAAGCTTCTATTGTGACAAAAGAGGATGCAAAGTATTTAAATTTGGATACTTCAGCTGTAGTTCTACTAATAAAAAGAATGAGTTTCTTATCAAATGGCCAACCATTTGAAGTGGTCCGCAGTGCATATCGTGCAGATCGTTATAAATTTATAACTGAGATAAGAAGATGA
- a CDS encoding DUF2812 domain-containing protein: MKRFFRTFIDYEREERWINTQSLNGLHLKRALPFYYLYDEGEPGEFIYRVVFLPKEREEYLEFLASTGVEIVCKYYKWAYVRKKSADGPFELYSDHTSKIFYYNRIILLYLSLFIYNLICAISNISIFLTSKGESLKNLNGWTGLLSLLVVILLLSPLVKTFYKMNALQKEQGVFYD; encoded by the coding sequence ATGAAACGATTTTTTCGAACGTTTATCGATTATGAAAGAGAAGAACGCTGGATTAATACTCAAAGTCTGAATGGATTGCATTTAAAGAGAGCACTTCCATTTTATTATCTATATGATGAAGGAGAGCCAGGAGAATTCATATATCGTGTTGTGTTCTTACCAAAGGAGCGAGAGGAATATTTAGAGTTTTTGGCTTCTACAGGTGTTGAGATTGTTTGTAAATATTATAAATGGGCGTATGTTCGAAAGAAGTCTGCAGATGGCCCATTTGAATTGTATTCAGATCATACATCTAAAATTTTCTATTATAATCGAATCATTTTACTCTATTTGTCTTTGTTTATTTATAATTTAATTTGTGCAATATCAAATATTTCTATTTTCCTTACATCCAAAGGTGAATCTTTAAAAAATTTAAATGGTTGGACGGGGTTATTAAGTTTACTTGTTGTGATTCTTTTATTGTCCCCATTAGTAAAAACATTTTATAAGATGAATGCTTTACAAAAGGAACAGGGAGTTTTTTACGATTAA
- a CDS encoding DUF871 domain-containing protein codes for MFGFSIYLNEDLKESDYNYICKMKDFGFEEVFTSLHIPEYDTSLYKKQLIALGEVCKKSDIRLTVDISPSALETIGLSLKNSNEIKQIGITGIRFDYGFSMKEIAQLSHELFVALNASTIMPHHVEVLKANHANFENMEAWHNYYPRNETGLSKQFLEEKNSMLKTWGFTTMAFVPGDRLIRGPVYSGLPTLEKHRGHHSLSSAIELLTDTSTDKVFIGDPRLSKETMKQFQAFLKEKTILLFGTMLDHAPNYITNNFHNRCDVARDVVRLEEARSLVTGTIQPQNIIAREKGSITIDNFNYGRYMGEIQITKNDLPSDPRVNVIGGIRKEDFELLPLIGPGQKIMIKELNGWI; via the coding sequence TTGTTTGGCTTTTCAATCTATTTAAACGAAGACTTAAAAGAAAGCGATTACAATTATATTTGTAAAATGAAGGATTTCGGATTTGAAGAAGTGTTTACATCATTACATATACCAGAATATGATACATCTCTATATAAAAAGCAATTAATTGCATTAGGGGAAGTATGTAAAAAATCGGATATAAGACTTACGGTAGATATTTCTCCGTCAGCGCTTGAAACAATAGGGTTGTCTCTAAAAAATTCTAATGAAATTAAGCAAATAGGGATTACAGGAATTCGTTTTGACTATGGGTTTTCGATGAAGGAAATAGCCCAGTTGTCTCATGAACTATTTGTTGCACTAAATGCAAGTACAATTATGCCTCATCATGTTGAAGTACTAAAAGCGAATCATGCAAACTTTGAAAACATGGAAGCTTGGCACAACTATTACCCAAGAAACGAAACGGGTTTAAGTAAGCAATTTTTAGAAGAAAAAAATAGTATGTTAAAAACGTGGGGTTTTACCACAATGGCGTTTGTTCCTGGGGATAGACTAATTCGTGGTCCTGTATACAGTGGCTTACCTACTCTTGAAAAACACAGAGGTCATCATTCTTTAAGCTCAGCAATCGAATTACTAACTGACACGTCAACCGACAAAGTTTTTATCGGTGATCCACGACTAAGCAAAGAAACGATGAAACAGTTTCAAGCATTTTTGAAGGAGAAAACGATCTTATTATTTGGAACTATGTTAGATCATGCACCAAACTACATCACTAATAATTTTCATAATCGATGCGATGTTGCAAGAGATGTTGTTCGCTTAGAGGAGGCACGATCTTTAGTAACTGGAACGATTCAACCGCAAAATATTATTGCGCGTGAAAAAGGCTCCATTACCATCGATAATTTTAACTATGGTCGCTACATGGGGGAAATTCAAATTACAAAAAATGATCTTCCTAGTGATCCAAGAGTAAACGTAATTGGTGGTATTCGGAAAGAAGATTTTGAATTATTACCATTGATAGGTCCAGGTCAGAAAATAATGATTAAGGAGTTGAATGGGTGGATTTAG
- a CDS encoding PadR family transcriptional regulator — protein sequence MSQEHAPLTEGVYYILLALYEPRHGYGIMQFAEEMSNGRVKLGAGTIYGAIKSLVKKKWIQAYEEDGRKKEYIITDLGKEIVEWEVARLKELYINGQHILNRGDL from the coding sequence ATGTCACAAGAACATGCTCCATTGACTGAAGGAGTTTACTATATTTTATTGGCACTTTATGAACCTAGACATGGATATGGCATTATGCAATTTGCAGAAGAAATGAGTAATGGACGTGTCAAACTTGGTGCGGGGACTATTTATGGGGCAATCAAATCATTGGTAAAGAAAAAATGGATTCAAGCCTATGAAGAGGATGGTAGAAAGAAAGAATATATCATTACAGATTTAGGAAAAGAAATAGTCGAATGGGAAGTAGCGCGGTTAAAAGAGCTTTATATAAATGGACAACATATACTTAATCGGGGGGATTTGTAA
- a CDS encoding phosphocarrier protein HPr, whose amino-acid sequence MKKQFTITTTEGLHARPSTLLVQAVIPYTSEVQLSYNGRTVNLKSIMGVMSLGVPSGSTITISSDGADAEKLLEKVATVMTTEGIGLEC is encoded by the coding sequence ATGAAAAAACAATTTACCATAACTACAACGGAAGGACTACATGCAAGACCTTCTACACTGCTCGTTCAAGCAGTTATTCCTTATACTTCAGAAGTCCAACTCTCTTATAATGGAAGAACAGTAAACTTAAAATCAATTATGGGTGTTATGTCTCTTGGCGTTCCATCAGGTTCTACAATTACAATATCTTCAGACGGAGCAGATGCAGAAAAACTTTTAGAGAAAGTTGCAACGGTAATGACAACAGAAGGAATTGGCTTGGAATGCTAG
- a CDS encoding MurR/RpiR family transcriptional regulator yields the protein MKNHLLFSIQKRLESLSVAERKVGTFILENPTGVIEMSTEELALRAGVSPATVVRFCQSVNSEGFTSFKLKLSAESVMDKKLYQEIDPSDSTKQIKDKLSIRIQHTIAQTNQKLADDSIKKAAQLLKKADRLLIYGMGASNVVAEDMKQKFIRVGKMVIHSLDHHLITSALSVQPEKSVLVLISNSGKKQESIRLAKIAKELNIERIVMTHDSSSTLANFSSITLLHDSSEENQTIRSAATLSLIAQLYALNILYYTYVSLDYDENLKKLSTSHRMVRDYF from the coding sequence TTGAAAAACCATTTATTATTTTCAATTCAAAAAAGACTAGAGAGCTTATCAGTAGCTGAACGTAAAGTTGGAACATTTATTTTAGAAAACCCAACTGGAGTTATTGAAATGAGTACAGAAGAATTGGCATTAAGAGCAGGAGTAAGTCCAGCAACTGTTGTTCGATTTTGCCAATCTGTCAATAGTGAAGGATTTACGTCATTTAAATTAAAATTGTCTGCAGAATCAGTGATGGATAAAAAATTATATCAAGAGATTGATCCAAGTGATTCTACAAAACAAATAAAAGATAAGTTATCTATTCGAATTCAACATACCATTGCACAAACTAATCAAAAACTTGCCGATGATTCGATCAAAAAAGCAGCACAATTATTAAAAAAAGCAGATCGATTATTGATATATGGGATGGGTGCATCAAATGTAGTAGCAGAGGATATGAAGCAAAAATTTATACGAGTTGGTAAAATGGTCATCCATTCTCTAGACCATCATTTAATCACCTCCGCACTATCAGTACAACCTGAAAAGTCAGTGTTAGTATTAATCTCAAATTCAGGTAAGAAACAAGAGAGTATTAGGCTAGCGAAGATTGCAAAAGAATTAAATATTGAAAGAATTGTTATGACACATGATTCAAGTAGTACTTTAGCTAATTTTAGTTCGATAACACTTCTTCATGATTCAAGTGAAGAGAATCAGACAATTCGAAGTGCGGCAACTTTATCTCTTATCGCTCAACTCTATGCTTTAAATATTTTATATTACACATATGTGTCATTAGATTATGATGAAAATCTTAAAAAACTGTCCACTTCACATCGAATGGTCAGAGATTATTTTTAA
- a CDS encoding ABC transporter ATP-binding protein → MALVIDQVTKRFHDFTAVNQLSFTIEKGEIFGLIGQNGAGKTTTFRMILDLQESTEGDISWNGESMHHVNRDVLGYLPEERGIFHSMTVEDQLYFFGVLRGWTKKDLKNEVDYWIKRFDLEDKRKSKAETLSKGNQQKVQLIASFIHQPEFLILDEPFSGLDPVNRSLLMQAILYLREKGTTILFSSHQMDNVEELCDHLCILKRGVSLFTGSLIDLKEQYGKIKLSIRTELNESQLNELPGVKSVKKTKDGYTLLLEDESFGEKLYEILGKGKYMEKFSMDYLSLDEIFKDLVGGEHV, encoded by the coding sequence ATGGCATTAGTGATTGATCAAGTAACAAAAAGGTTTCATGATTTCACAGCAGTTAATCAGTTATCTTTTACGATTGAAAAAGGAGAAATATTTGGTCTTATTGGCCAAAATGGAGCTGGTAAAACCACAACATTCCGAATGATTCTTGATTTGCAGGAGTCAACAGAAGGTGATATCTCGTGGAATGGAGAGTCTATGCATCATGTAAATCGAGACGTGCTTGGTTATTTACCTGAGGAGAGGGGGATTTTCCATTCTATGACAGTTGAAGATCAATTATATTTCTTCGGCGTTCTGCGAGGATGGACGAAAAAAGATTTAAAGAATGAAGTAGACTATTGGATTAAGCGGTTTGATTTGGAAGATAAGCGGAAATCAAAGGCAGAAACCTTATCAAAAGGGAATCAGCAAAAAGTTCAACTCATCGCAAGTTTTATTCATCAACCAGAATTTCTAATACTAGATGAACCATTTAGTGGTCTTGATCCTGTCAATCGATCATTATTAATGCAGGCGATTTTGTATCTACGAGAAAAAGGAACAACCATATTATTTTCAAGTCATCAAATGGATAACGTAGAGGAACTATGTGATCATCTATGTATATTAAAAAGAGGCGTCTCTCTATTTACAGGTAGTTTGATAGATTTAAAGGAACAATACGGAAAGATCAAATTAAGTATTCGGACTGAATTAAACGAATCCCAATTGAACGAGCTACCAGGAGTAAAAAGTGTTAAGAAAACGAAGGATGGCTACACCTTATTATTAGAAGATGAATCTTTTGGTGAAAAGCTTTATGAGATACTTGGAAAAGGAAAATATATGGAGAAATTTAGCATGGATTATTTATCATTAGATGAAATCTTCAAAGATTTGGTAGGTGGAGAGCATGTCTAA
- a CDS encoding PTS transporter subunit EIIC, whose translation MAESKEQRIAREIFEQVGGMGNVSKIIHCMTRVRMSIRDATKVKLEGLKNIQGVLGIVDDETLQVVVGPGTVCRVAHEMVGMAGVKLGEPFLEKFSTLNDEDHLTDRQRVEAKAAEVKATYKSKQKSTKFKRILKSISNIFVPLIPAFVGAGLLGGIAAILSNMLVAGQIGDSWTQMITILNIIKNGVFAYLVIYVGINSANEFGATPGLGGVIGATTLLTGMNPDAPLTNIFNGSALAAGQGGILGVIFAVWILSIVERKVRKFVPDAVDIIVTPTITLLIVGLITIFIVMPIAGVISASLVGTVNWILDVGGAFSGFVLGATFLPLVMFGLHQILTPLHIEMINSSGVTLLLPVLAMAGAGQVGAAIALWVKCRKNKKITNLIKGALPVGILGIGEPLIYGVTLPLGRPFITACIGGGIGGAVIAGIGGIGSIAIGPSGVSLIPLIANGHILGYILGLLSAYIGGFVATYFFGVPKDAVQENESVE comes from the coding sequence ATGGCCGAATCAAAAGAACAACGGATCGCAAGAGAAATTTTTGAACAAGTCGGTGGAATGGGAAATGTCTCTAAAATTATCCATTGCATGACTCGTGTACGCATGAGTATTAGAGATGCAACAAAAGTTAAACTAGAGGGTTTAAAAAATATTCAAGGTGTATTAGGAATCGTAGATGATGAAACATTGCAAGTAGTAGTAGGACCGGGCACAGTATGTAGGGTAGCACATGAAATGGTAGGGATGGCGGGAGTAAAGTTGGGAGAGCCATTTCTAGAAAAGTTCAGTACATTAAATGATGAAGACCATTTGACAGATCGACAACGAGTCGAAGCAAAGGCTGCGGAAGTGAAGGCAACTTATAAGTCCAAACAAAAAAGTACAAAATTCAAGAGAATACTAAAGTCCATTTCAAATATTTTCGTACCGTTGATTCCTGCATTTGTAGGTGCTGGTTTATTAGGCGGTATAGCGGCAATTTTATCTAATATGCTTGTTGCAGGACAAATAGGTGATAGTTGGACACAAATGATTACGATACTAAATATTATCAAAAATGGTGTATTCGCATATTTAGTAATTTACGTTGGGATTAATAGTGCAAATGAGTTTGGCGCAACACCTGGATTAGGGGGAGTCATAGGTGCTACAACTTTATTAACTGGTATGAATCCTGATGCTCCGTTAACCAATATCTTCAATGGTTCTGCTTTAGCAGCTGGGCAGGGTGGTATTTTAGGCGTTATTTTCGCTGTATGGATCTTATCGATTGTTGAAAGAAAAGTGCGTAAATTTGTACCGGATGCAGTGGATATTATTGTAACACCTACGATTACATTGTTAATAGTAGGACTAATCACAATCTTTATCGTTATGCCTATTGCAGGCGTTATCTCAGCAAGTTTGGTAGGAACAGTTAATTGGATTTTAGATGTGGGCGGAGCATTTTCAGGTTTTGTACTTGGAGCAACTTTCCTTCCATTGGTTATGTTTGGATTACATCAAATACTAACCCCACTCCATATTGAGATGATTAATAGTTCAGGTGTGACATTGTTATTACCAGTATTAGCGATGGCTGGAGCAGGGCAAGTAGGAGCTGCTATCGCATTATGGGTAAAATGCCGGAAAAACAAAAAAATTACAAACCTTATTAAAGGTGCACTCCCGGTAGGTATTCTTGGAATTGGTGAACCGCTAATTTATGGGGTAACACTTCCATTAGGGCGTCCATTCATCACAGCTTGTATTGGTGGAGGAATTGGTGGTGCGGTGATCGCTGGAATTGGAGGTATAGGTTCCATTGCAATAGGACCAAGTGGTGTTTCATTAATTCCACTAATCGCAAATGGTCATATCCTTGGTTATATTTTGGGATTACTTTCAGCGTACATTGGTGGTTTTGTTGCAACTTATTTCTTCGGCGTACCAAAAGATGCTGTCCAAGAAAATGAAAGTGTAGAATAG
- the ptsP gene encoding phosphoenolpyruvate--protein phosphotransferase, with protein MLELKGIPVSNGIAIAKAYCLSEPELSFKKIEIQDVNHEKIRFHQAVLKAKTELEEIHNKAKLKLGDEKATIFQAHLFVLEDPEMLRMIENRIAEGVNAEYALDEVSTMFIKMFEGMENDYMKERVADIRDVTNRIMAKLLNVTIPDYRQLDEDVIIVAEDLTPSMTMQLDKKFVKGFVTDIGGRTSHSVILARTMEIPAVVGTKIATKEIIHGTSIIVDGAKGVVIVNASVEDIATYQLAQQANNKKRKKLESFKDRPSVSADGHHVEMSVNIGKPADVEAALSTGADGIGLFRTEFLYMDRETLPTEEEQFHAYKYVLETMNGKPTIVRTLDIGGDKELTYLKLGKELNPFLGFRAIRLCLDHHELFRVQLRALLRASVYGNLKIMFPMIATLEEFRQAKALLEEERRNLVKNRIKVSDTIEIGMMVEIPSAAMIADLFAEEADFLSIGTNDLIQYTLAADRMNEKVSYLYQPYHPAILRLIKTVIDGAHKKGKWVGMCGEMAGDEMAIPILLALGLDEFSMSASSILHTRAQIAEINKEQLGPHLDEIFKLTTADEVSQYVKKFLLKNN; from the coding sequence ATGCTAGAGTTAAAAGGAATTCCTGTTTCGAACGGAATTGCAATTGCTAAGGCATATTGTTTGAGTGAACCGGAGTTATCTTTTAAGAAGATTGAAATACAAGATGTCAATCATGAAAAAATACGTTTTCATCAGGCTGTCTTGAAAGCAAAGACTGAACTTGAAGAAATTCACAATAAAGCAAAATTGAAATTAGGTGATGAAAAAGCTACTATTTTCCAAGCACACCTCTTTGTTTTAGAAGATCCAGAGATGTTACGGATGATTGAGAATCGGATTGCTGAAGGTGTAAATGCAGAATATGCGCTTGATGAAGTTTCTACTATGTTTATCAAAATGTTTGAAGGAATGGAAAACGACTATATGAAAGAAAGAGTAGCTGATATTCGGGATGTAACGAATCGAATAATGGCTAAACTCTTAAACGTTACGATTCCCGATTATCGTCAATTGGATGAGGATGTCATCATTGTTGCAGAAGATTTAACGCCATCTATGACCATGCAATTGGATAAGAAGTTTGTAAAAGGTTTTGTAACGGATATAGGAGGACGTACATCACACTCTGTTATTTTAGCCCGAACAATGGAAATACCAGCTGTTGTAGGCACAAAAATAGCCACAAAGGAAATTATACATGGTACTTCCATTATAGTAGATGGTGCTAAAGGAGTTGTAATTGTAAATGCATCCGTCGAAGATATAGCTACTTATCAATTAGCTCAACAAGCTAATAATAAGAAACGGAAAAAACTAGAATCTTTTAAAGATAGACCAAGTGTAAGTGCAGATGGACATCATGTTGAAATGTCAGTTAACATCGGTAAACCGGCAGATGTTGAAGCGGCTCTTTCTACTGGAGCAGATGGAATAGGTCTTTTTCGTACGGAGTTTTTATATATGGATCGTGAAACATTGCCAACAGAAGAAGAACAATTTCATGCATACAAATATGTTCTAGAAACAATGAATGGAAAACCAACTATAGTACGCACATTAGATATTGGTGGAGATAAAGAGTTGACATACCTAAAGTTAGGCAAAGAGTTGAATCCCTTTTTGGGATTTCGTGCTATTCGCTTATGCCTAGATCATCACGAACTATTCCGTGTCCAATTACGTGCATTACTTCGTGCAAGCGTTTATGGCAATTTGAAGATAATGTTTCCAATGATTGCAACGCTAGAAGAATTCAGACAAGCAAAAGCATTACTTGAAGAAGAGCGCCGAAATTTGGTAAAGAATCGTATAAAGGTTAGTGATACCATTGAAATTGGAATGATGGTTGAAATTCCATCAGCTGCTATGATTGCAGACCTATTTGCAGAAGAAGCAGATTTCTTATCGATTGGAACAAATGATTTAATTCAATATACGCTGGCGGCTGATCGTATGAATGAAAAAGTTTCTTATCTATATCAACCTTATCATCCAGCCATTTTAAGACTTATAAAAACGGTCATCGATGGTGCTCATAAAAAAGGTAAGTGGGTAGGAATGTGCGGAGAAATGGCAGGGGATGAAATGGCAATTCCAATTTTACTAGCTCTGGGATTAGATGAATTTTCAATGAGTGCATCGTCTATTTTACATACTCGAGCACAGATTGCAGAAATTAATAAAGAGCAGTTAGGTCCTCATTTAGATGAAATTTTCAAACTTACAACAGCCGATGAGGTTTCACAATATGTGAAGAAATTCTTGTTGAAAAACAACTAA
- the murQ gene encoding N-acetylmuramic acid 6-phosphate etherase yields the protein MDLDKLTTEKRNQKTMHLDEMTIDEILMLMNIEDQTVPKSIEKEIPQIKKVVTAIISSFQKDGRLIYLGAGTSGRLGILDAVECVPTFGIAPEKVVGLIAGGMSAMTVAVEGAEDSKELAERDLRNLHLNSKDIVIGIAASGRTPYVVGGLRYANNAGATTASIACNKNSIISTYATFPIEVEVGPEVLTGSTRLKSGTAQKLILNMLSTVSMIGIGKVYKNLMVDVQPTNEKLVERSKRIIMQATDCSYEEASKSFENANLDVKLAIVMLLTNLGKKEAKERLKQAKGFVRKTL from the coding sequence GTGGATTTAGATAAGTTAACGACCGAGAAGAGAAACCAAAAAACGATGCATCTAGATGAAATGACTATTGATGAAATATTGATGTTAATGAACATTGAAGATCAAACAGTTCCAAAAAGTATAGAGAAAGAAATTCCACAGATTAAAAAAGTAGTTACTGCGATTATTTCATCCTTCCAAAAGGATGGTCGACTTATTTACCTAGGGGCAGGAACGAGTGGTCGACTAGGTATTTTAGATGCTGTAGAGTGTGTTCCAACATTTGGAATAGCCCCTGAAAAAGTTGTGGGATTAATCGCAGGGGGTATGTCTGCTATGACAGTTGCTGTAGAGGGGGCAGAGGATTCTAAAGAGTTAGCTGAACGAGATCTTCGAAATTTACATTTGAATTCAAAAGACATCGTGATTGGTATTGCAGCAAGCGGACGTACCCCATATGTAGTTGGCGGTCTAAGATATGCAAATAATGCAGGAGCTACAACTGCAAGTATTGCGTGCAATAAAAATTCAATCATTAGTACATACGCTACATTTCCAATTGAAGTAGAGGTGGGACCAGAAGTTTTAACGGGTTCTACAAGATTAAAATCCGGAACGGCACAAAAATTGATATTGAATATGCTGTCAACCGTTTCCATGATTGGTATTGGAAAGGTATATAAAAACTTAATGGTCGATGTCCAACCAACAAATGAAAAACTAGTAGAACGTTCGAAACGTATTATCATGCAAGCTACGGATTGTTCGTATGAAGAAGCAAGTAAGAGTTTTGAAAACGCAAATCTGGACGTGAAGTTGGCAATAGTCATGCTGTTAACAAATTTAGGAAAGAAAGAAGCAAAAGAACGTTTGAAACAAGCTAAAGGATTTGTGCGAAAAACACTTTAA
- a CDS encoding tRNA threonylcarbamoyladenosine dehydratase: MLHQFSRNELAIGQEGLDKLKNATVAILGVGGVGSFAAEACARSGVGRIILVDKDDVDITNINRQLVAYISTIGKSKSAVMKERIADINPECEVIDLHMFYTEETYEKFFSYEPDYVIDASDTVMYKIHIMKECLKRNIKIISSMGAANKMDPTRFKIADISKTHTDPLAKVIRLKLRKQGIKKGIPVIFSDESPIVIRPDVAETVGNPDAAIRKAKMPPSSNAFAPSTAGLIAASWVVRDLLKDIKINRVQG, encoded by the coding sequence ATGTTACATCAATTTTCAAGAAATGAACTTGCAATAGGACAAGAAGGTTTAGATAAATTAAAGAATGCAACAGTCGCTATATTAGGTGTTGGTGGTGTTGGATCTTTTGCAGCGGAAGCTTGTGCAAGAAGTGGCGTTGGACGCATTATTTTAGTTGATAAAGATGATGTCGATATTACGAATATTAACCGTCAACTAGTTGCTTATATATCTACAATTGGCAAATCAAAATCAGCAGTTATGAAAGAACGTATAGCAGATATTAATCCAGAATGTGAAGTGATCGATTTGCACATGTTCTACACAGAAGAAACTTATGAAAAATTCTTTAGTTATGAACCAGACTATGTAATCGATGCATCTGATACAGTCATGTATAAAATTCATATTATGAAAGAATGCTTAAAACGTAATATTAAAATCATTTCTAGTATGGGTGCAGCAAACAAAATGGATCCAACTCGTTTCAAAATTGCGGATATCTCTAAAACACATACAGATCCACTTGCAAAAGTCATTCGATTAAAACTTCGAAAGCAAGGGATCAAAAAGGGAATTCCTGTTATCTTCTCTGACGAAAGCCCAATTGTTATTCGTCCAGATGTTGCAGAAACAGTGGGAAATCCAGATGCTGCTATTCGAAAAGCCAAAATGCCACCATCATCAAATGCTTTTGCTCCATCTACAGCAGGTTTAATTGCTGCAAGCTGGGTAGTGCGTGATCTATTGAAGGATATTAAGATTAATCGAGTACAAGGTTAA
- a CDS encoding glucosamine-6-phosphate deaminase — translation MTIQLLSIQNIDQLYEKAFSILKEQQNTGAKNFGLATGGTMIPLYKYIRNSALDFSHCNSVNLDEYVGLPKSHPQSYFSFMRKHLFNTKPFGITYLPNGETANPEEEAKRYETTLKSLEIDLQLLGVGENGHIGFNEPGTSFTSETHVVTLTNSTRKANARFFHTIDDVPRKAITMGIASIMRAKQILLIAVGAKKRPAIQALLHGEITEMIPVTVLKKHGNVIVLTDLGFKNTNHDD, via the coding sequence ATGACTATTCAACTACTATCAATTCAAAACATTGATCAGCTCTATGAAAAAGCCTTTTCCATTTTGAAAGAACAACAAAATACGGGGGCAAAGAATTTTGGTTTAGCTACAGGTGGAACCATGATCCCTTTGTATAAATACATTCGCAATAGTGCTTTAGATTTTTCACATTGCAATAGCGTAAATCTAGATGAGTATGTAGGGTTACCTAAAAGTCATCCACAAAGCTATTTTTCTTTTATGAGAAAACACTTATTTAATACAAAGCCATTTGGAATAACCTATCTACCAAATGGAGAAACGGCAAATCCTGAAGAAGAAGCAAAGCGCTATGAAACAACTTTAAAATCATTAGAAATTGATCTTCAATTATTAGGTGTAGGGGAAAATGGTCATATAGGATTTAACGAACCTGGAACATCATTTACAAGTGAAACACATGTTGTAACCTTAACAAATTCCACAAGAAAAGCGAATGCGAGATTCTTTCACACAATTGATGACGTACCGAGAAAAGCCATCACAATGGGAATCGCATCTATAATGAGAGCAAAACAAATTCTGCTTATTGCAGTAGGTGCTAAGAAAAGACCCGCAATTCAAGCATTACTGCATGGTGAAATAACAGAAATGATACCTGTTACCGTATTAAAAAAACATGGTAATGTTATAGTTTTAACAGATTTAGGCTTCAAAAATACAAATCATGATGACTAA